The following proteins are co-located in the Hevea brasiliensis isolate MT/VB/25A 57/8 chromosome 11, ASM3005281v1, whole genome shotgun sequence genome:
- the LOC131170264 gene encoding uncharacterized protein LOC131170264 encodes MRRDLNELKGLRSDVNRMMEYMMGNERESRNRREEVGVDVGDGGRVGRGIQVEPRMEEQEELNWYDDEFEEVFEYGNHHFDGRRFWPPRRRGVRGRRGGRQLRFDNYGEREMHHERVDANVGSIKMKIPPFHGKEDAKAYIEWERQIEMIFECHNCSEEKKVKLAAVEFKDFALGWWDQLLARRRRHGLRGVTTWAEMREILREWAEVKEDEEATMVRLLNGLNPYIAYMVDLQNYRKVKQMMQVAIKIEKEMKRKWAAKNKWNTQSSYNSASNAPWKPNWSGTPKVEKDAPKVKKEEWKGRRKMKGKVKEKNKKVENRARDVKWFKCLGRRHYSNECPNRRVKFIREDREWESGEEKTEESTSDDSDDGYLNKGEQAPVDGNVLVTMRTLSAQVSLGDGDEVQSDNIFHTRCLVNEKLCSVIMDSGSYYNVASSLFVVVPFSIGRYHDEVVCDVVPMVATHLLLGCLWQFDRNVVHDGKNNKYTVLKDGRTYTLLPLSLSQVHEEQVRILKLVEEKKDWRENLSEAELDERKNERRVRAKEEFEDVFPDDLPLGLPLIEEIEHQIDLILGAPIPNRPAYKSNPKETKELQRQVGELLAKGYERENRVIFLGYVVSSRGVEVDEQKVIAIRDWPTPKNASEVRSFHGLASSYRRFMPNFSTIAAPFNELVKKDVVFEWKKKPENAFAELKEKLSTTPLLSLPDFDKMFEIECDASGVSTGAVLMHEKCPIAYFSEKLNGAALNYSTYDKEMYALVRALETWQHYLWPKEFVIHSDLESLKHLKNQNKLSKRHAKWITFVYSFP; translated from the exons ATGAGAAGagacttgaatgagttgaaaggtTTGAGATCTGATGTGAATAGGATGATGGAATATATGATGGGTAATGAAAGGGAAAGCAGAAATAGGAGAGAAGAAGTAGGAGTGGATGTGGGAGATGGAGGTAGAGTTGGAAGGGGAATTCAGGTAGAACCTAGGATGGAGGAGCAAGAAGAGTTGAATTGGTATGATGATGAGTTTGAGGAAGTGTTTGAGTATGGTAACCATCACTTTGATGGTAGGAGGTTTTGGCCACCAAGGAGGAGAGGTGTTAGAGGTAGGAGAGGAGGAAGACAACTTAGATTTGATAACTATGGTGAGAGAGAGATGCACCATGAGAGGGTTGATGCCAATGTGGGAAGCATAAAGATGAAGATACCTCCTTTTCATGGTAAGGAGGATGCCAAAGCTTATATTGAATGGGAGAGGCAAATTGAAATGATTTTTGAGTGCCATAATTGTAGTGAGGAGAAGAAAGTTAAGTTGGCAGCAGTTGAGTTCAAGGATTTTGCATTGGGTTGGTGGGATCAATTACTTGCAAGGAGGAGAAGACATGGCTTGAGGGGTGTTACTACTTGGGCCGAAATGAGGGAGATCTTGAGGGAATG GGCTGAAGTAAAGGAGGATGAAGAGGCCACCATGGTTCGATTGTTAAATGGGTTGAATCCCTACATTGCTTACATGGTTGACTTGCAAAATTATAGAAAAGTAAAGCAAATGATGCAAGTAGCCATCAAAATAGAAAAGGAGATGAAGAGAAAgtgggctgccaaaaataaatggAACACTCAATCATCATACAATTCGGCTTCCAATGCACCATGGAAACCGAATTGGAGTGGAACACCTAAAGTGGAAAAAGATGCTCCAAAAGTGAAGAAGGAGGAGTGGAAAGGAAGAAGGAAGATGAAAGGAAAAGtaaaagagaaaaataagaaGGTGGAAAATAGAGCAAGGGATGTGAAGTGGTTCAAGTGTTTGGGAAGGAGGCATTATTCCAATGAGTGTCCAAACAGGAGAGTAAAGTTTATTAGAGAAGATAGAGAATGGGAGAGTGGTGAAGAAAAGACCGAAGAGAGTACTAGTGATGATAGTGATGATGGGTATCTTAATAAGGGAGAGCAAGCTCCCGTGGATGGTAATGTCCTTGTCACAATGCGCACCTTGAGTGCACAAGTCAGTTTGGGTGATGGAGATGAGGTGCAAAGTGACAATATTTTCCATACTAGATGTTTGGTGAATGAGAAACTATGTAGTGTGATTATGGATAGTGGTAGTTACTATAATGTTGCTAGTAGCTTATTC GTTGTAGTGCCTTTTAGCATTGGGAGGTACCATGATGAGGTAGTTTGTGATGTGGTGCCTATGGTAGCTACCCATTTATTATTGGGCTGTctatggcaatttgatagaaatgtGGTTCATGATGGGAAAAATAACAAGTATACAGTTTTGAAAGATGGTCGAACCTACACCTTGCTTCCTTTGTCACTATCTCAAGTGCATGAAGAACAAGTGAGGATCTTAAAATTAGTTGAGGAAAAGAAAGATTGGAGAGAAAATTTGAGCGAGGCCGAGCTTGATGAGAGGAAAAATGAGAGGAGAGTGAGAGCAAAagaa GAATTTGAGGATGTGTTTCCAGATGATCTTCCTTTGGGTTTGCCACTAATTGAGGAGATAGAACACCAAATTGACCTCATTTTGGGTGCTCCAATTCCAAACAGACCAGCATATAAGAGTAATCCTAAGGAGACAAAAGAACTACAAAGGCAAGTGGGGGAACTTTTAGCAAAGGGCTATGAGCGTGAAA ATAGAGTTATCTTTCTTGGTTATGTTGTGAGTAGCAGAGGTGTGGAAGTAGATGAGCAAAAGGTCATAGCCATTAGGGATTGGCCAACTCCTAAAAATGCATCTGAAGTTAGGAGTTTTCATGGATTGGCTAGTTCCTATAGGAGATTTATGCCTAATTTTAGTACTATTGCTGCTCCTTTCAATGAACTTGTGAAAAAGGATGTTGTGTTTGAATGGAAAAAGAAGCCTGAAAATGCATTTGctgaattgaaagaaaaattaagcACTACACCATTGTTGAGCTTACCTGATTttgataaaatgtttgaaattgaatgTGATGCTAGTGGTGTAAGTACAGGTGCAGTTCTGATGCATGAGAAATGCCCTATtgcatattttagtgagaaattgaATGGTGCTGCCTTAAATTACTCTACTTATGACAAAGAAATGTATGCACTTGTTAGGGCCTTGGAAACTTGGCAACATTATTTGTGGCCTAAAGagtttgtcatacattctgatcttGAATCATTGAAGCATCTTAAGaatcaaaataagttgagtaaaaGGCATGCTAAATGGATTACTTTTGTTTATTCATTTCCATAG